A window from Pseudomonas kribbensis encodes these proteins:
- a CDS encoding aspartate-semialdehyde dehydrogenase: MSQPIDIAVIGATGIVGETLVQILEERDFPVGNLHLLASSESAGSSVLFRNKNVRVREVDEFDFSKVKLAFFAAGPAITLSYAARAHAAGCSLVDLSGALPADQAPQVVPEANTDVLAGLKVPFQVCSPSPSATTLAVVLAPLLDLVDLQYVHVTASLAVSAQGREAVAELARQTTELLNMRPLEPTFFDRQMAFNLLAQVGTPDAHGHTLLEKRLVRELRQVLAKPSLKISATCVQAPVFFGDSFSVTLQSTNAVDLEQVNAALEDAEGIELVEAGDYPTAVGDAVGQDVVYVGRVRSGVDEPSELNLWLTSDNVRKGAALNAVQVAELLIKDLL, encoded by the coding sequence ATGAGCCAGCCCATTGATATTGCCGTGATCGGCGCCACCGGTATTGTCGGCGAAACCCTTGTGCAGATTCTCGAGGAGCGCGACTTCCCGGTCGGCAACCTGCACCTGCTGGCCAGCAGCGAATCCGCCGGCAGCTCGGTGCTGTTTCGCAACAAGAACGTGCGCGTGCGCGAAGTCGACGAGTTCGATTTCAGCAAGGTCAAACTGGCGTTCTTTGCCGCCGGCCCGGCCATCACCCTGAGCTACGCGGCTCGTGCTCATGCGGCGGGTTGCTCGCTGGTGGATCTGTCCGGCGCCTTGCCGGCGGATCAGGCGCCGCAAGTGGTGCCGGAGGCCAATACCGATGTACTGGCCGGTTTGAAAGTTCCTTTCCAGGTCTGCAGCCCGAGCCCGTCGGCCACCACACTTGCCGTGGTGCTGGCGCCGTTGCTCGATCTGGTTGATCTGCAATATGTGCATGTCACCGCCAGTCTGGCCGTTTCCGCCCAGGGCCGTGAGGCCGTTGCCGAGCTGGCCCGGCAGACGACGGAGCTGCTGAACATGCGTCCGCTGGAGCCGACATTCTTCGATCGGCAGATGGCGTTCAACCTGTTGGCTCAGGTTGGTACGCCGGACGCTCACGGCCACACGCTGCTGGAAAAACGTCTGGTGCGCGAGCTGCGTCAGGTGCTGGCCAAACCTTCATTAAAGATTTCCGCAACTTGCGTTCAAGCCCCGGTGTTTTTTGGCGATAGCTTTAGCGTGACCTTGCAGTCAACGAACGCGGTCGACCTGGAACAGGTCAATGCCGCGCTTGAAGACGCCGAGGGGATCGAGCTGGTCGAGGCCGGCGATTATCCGACCGCGGTCGGTGACGCGGTGGGGCAGGACGTGGTCTATGTCGGGCGGGTGCGTAGCGGTGTCGACGAGCCGTCGGAACTTAATCTGTGGCTGACGTCAGATAACGTACGCAAAGGCGCGGCGCTCAACGCGGTGCAAGTGGCCGAGTTGTTGATAAAAGACCTGCTGTAA
- a CDS encoding FimV/HubP family polar landmark protein codes for MVQVRKLVLAIAAASALSSGMAHALGLGELTLKSTLNQPLVAEIELLDVKDLTAAEVVPSLASPEDFAKAGVDRQAFLNDLTFTPVLNASGKSVLRVTSSKPLSEPMVKFLVQVMWPNGRLLRDYSVLLDPSKFSPQTADAAAQAAPAQTITAPTTGATHPSHTTTPRDTLWEIAAKARTGGSIQQTMLAIQALNPDAFIDGNINRLKTGQVLRLPDQVQSTALPQSKAIAEVAAQNEAWRQGRRYVAKPGTGQQQLDATKRGRANAGAAQNAKDNLSLVSAESGKASGKGPAGDAKALSNKLAVTQESLDTTRRDNAELKSRMADLQSQLDKLQRLIELKNNQLAKMQAEGPGTAPAPAADAAAPAVAPVPAITAELAATPPATPAEAAPAAPAPEAAAPAPVEPVVEPKPATDEDKTFNELLTNPILLGLVGGGAVVFLLLLLLLARRRKAQQEAEKHLRMARALEEQSFSPELDLPEDSFEGLEVPAASVKLTPAPAPAPTPAPAPVVAPVVMAEPIAAPLVAPAAERSDDVLDKAQSHIDGGRLNQAAALLEEGVSLEPQRSDLRLKLMEVYGRQGDRDAFVGQERQLVANGDNFAKVEELKKRFPAMAVVAAAGLAAAAIAAELDEDYVKELLLDEPEAPAAKADDDLDSAFDLSLDDLDNIKPVEPVAPVAAVEPEAPVELDEFPADDDLSFESVLQQQTEIKENLDDLSDFDLDLDLGADPAPVPVELADDDFLLDLDESVKDLPPVEPPVVAEAPLDDLELPADFDLSLADEMDATPAEPDAFTAELDDVNAELDRLSSSINEPSFTEADAALGGDLNDEDFDFLAGTDEAATKLDLAQAYIDMGDNDGARDILNEVLSEGDDKQKSEAKEMLSHLA; via the coding sequence ATGGTTCAAGTTCGCAAACTGGTGTTAGCAATAGCGGCCGCCTCGGCGCTGTCCTCCGGTATGGCGCATGCCCTCGGGCTCGGGGAGCTGACCCTGAAGTCGACCCTGAACCAGCCGCTGGTGGCGGAAATCGAGCTGCTCGATGTCAAGGATCTCACCGCTGCCGAAGTGGTGCCGAGCCTGGCCTCGCCCGAAGATTTCGCCAAGGCCGGCGTCGATCGCCAAGCCTTCCTCAATGATCTGACCTTCACCCCGGTGCTCAACGCCAGCGGCAAAAGCGTGCTGCGCGTAACCTCGAGCAAGCCGCTGTCGGAACCGATGGTGAAATTCCTCGTGCAGGTGATGTGGCCGAACGGTCGCCTGCTGCGTGATTACAGCGTGCTGCTGGATCCGTCGAAGTTCTCGCCGCAGACCGCTGATGCCGCTGCTCAGGCAGCGCCGGCACAAACCATCACCGCGCCGACCACGGGTGCAACGCATCCGAGCCACACCACCACGCCGCGCGACACTCTGTGGGAAATCGCAGCCAAGGCGCGCACTGGCGGTTCGATCCAGCAGACCATGCTGGCGATTCAGGCTCTGAACCCTGACGCATTCATCGACGGCAACATCAACCGCCTGAAAACCGGTCAGGTGTTGCGTCTGCCGGATCAGGTGCAAAGCACTGCGCTGCCGCAGTCGAAAGCGATTGCCGAAGTGGCCGCACAAAACGAGGCTTGGCGTCAGGGGCGTCGTTATGTAGCCAAGCCAGGCACCGGTCAGCAGCAACTGGATGCCACCAAGCGTGGCCGCGCCAATGCCGGCGCTGCACAGAATGCCAAGGACAACCTGAGTCTCGTTTCCGCCGAAAGCGGCAAGGCTAGCGGCAAGGGGCCGGCTGGCGATGCCAAGGCCCTGAGCAACAAGCTGGCAGTGACCCAGGAAAGCCTCGACACCACCCGTCGTGACAATGCAGAGCTGAAAAGCCGCATGGCTGATCTGCAAAGCCAGCTGGACAAACTGCAACGCCTGATCGAGCTGAAGAACAATCAACTGGCGAAAATGCAGGCTGAGGGCCCGGGCACTGCTCCGGCGCCGGCAGCTGACGCGGCTGCGCCAGCCGTTGCGCCGGTTCCGGCCATTACTGCGGAACTGGCAGCGACTCCACCGGCGACGCCGGCCGAGGCGGCACCTGCCGCACCTGCGCCCGAAGCCGCCGCTCCGGCACCGGTTGAGCCAGTGGTCGAGCCGAAGCCTGCTACCGACGAAGACAAGACCTTCAACGAACTGCTGACCAACCCGATCCTGCTCGGTCTGGTTGGTGGTGGTGCGGTGGTGTTCCTGCTTCTGCTGTTGCTGCTGGCCCGTCGCCGCAAGGCGCAACAGGAAGCCGAGAAACACCTGCGCATGGCTCGCGCCCTGGAAGAGCAGTCGTTCTCGCCAGAGCTCGATCTGCCGGAAGACAGCTTTGAAGGCCTGGAAGTGCCGGCGGCAAGCGTCAAGCTCACGCCTGCGCCGGCACCGGCTCCAACCCCGGCACCTGCCCCTGTGGTGGCGCCAGTAGTGATGGCCGAGCCGATCGCCGCGCCGCTAGTAGCCCCGGCAGCCGAGCGCTCCGATGACGTGCTGGACAAGGCACAGTCGCACATCGATGGCGGTCGCCTGAATCAGGCGGCAGCGTTGCTGGAGGAGGGCGTGAGCCTGGAGCCACAGCGCAGCGACCTGCGCCTGAAGCTGATGGAAGTCTACGGTCGCCAGGGTGATCGTGATGCCTTCGTCGGTCAGGAGCGCCAACTGGTTGCCAATGGCGACAACTTCGCCAAGGTCGAAGAGCTGAAAAAACGCTTCCCGGCCATGGCGGTCGTTGCGGCTGCCGGTCTGGCGGCAGCGGCCATTGCGGCCGAGCTGGACGAGGATTACGTCAAGGAACTGCTGCTTGATGAGCCAGAAGCGCCTGCCGCTAAGGCGGACGACGATCTGGACAGCGCTTTTGACCTGAGCCTGGATGATCTCGACAACATCAAACCGGTGGAACCTGTCGCTCCTGTGGCTGCTGTCGAACCTGAGGCGCCGGTCGAGCTGGACGAATTCCCGGCCGACGACGACCTGAGCTTCGAGTCGGTGCTGCAGCAGCAGACCGAAATCAAGGAAAACCTCGACGACCTGTCTGACTTCGATCTGGATCTGGATCTCGGCGCCGATCCTGCGCCTGTGCCGGTTGAACTGGCTGACGACGATTTCCTGCTGGATCTCGACGAGAGCGTGAAAGATCTGCCGCCGGTCGAGCCGCCAGTGGTGGCTGAAGCCCCTCTGGACGATCTGGAGCTGCCAGCCGATTTCGACCTGTCCCTGGCAGACGAGATGGATGCGACCCCGGCTGAACCGGATGCCTTCACCGCCGAATTGGACGACGTCAATGCCGAGCTGGATCGCCTGTCGAGCAGCATCAACGAGCCGAGCTTCACCGAAGCCGACGCAGCGTTGGGCGGTGATCTGAACGACGAGGACTTCGACTTCCTCGCCGGTACCGACGAAGCCGCCACCAAACTCGATCTGGCCCAGGCCTACATCGACATGGGCGACAACGACGGCGCGCGCGACATCCTCAACGAAGTGCTCAGCGAGGGTGATGACAAGCAGAAGAGCGAAGCGAAGGAAATGCTTTCGCACCTGGCCTGA
- the truA gene encoding tRNA pseudouridine(38-40) synthase TruA produces MAPEGFFRVALGVEYKGSRYSGWQRQSTGVLTVQETLEKALSKVANSPISLQCAGRTDAGVHACGQVVHFDTQVDRSLKAWVMGANINLPHDISVSWAKVMPAHFHARFKAIARRYRYVIYNDQIRPAHLNEEITWNHRPLDVERMAEAAQYLIGTHDFSAFRAGQCQAKSPIKQMHHLRVTRHGKMIVLDIRANAFLHHMVRNIAGVLMTIGAGERPPEWMKEVLESRERRSGGVTAHPFGLYLVQVEYHDEFPLPERFIGPHFLTGFSELDG; encoded by the coding sequence ATGGCCCCCGAAGGCTTTTTTCGCGTCGCTCTGGGCGTTGAGTACAAGGGTTCGCGCTACAGCGGCTGGCAGCGCCAGTCCACGGGTGTGCTCACCGTGCAGGAAACCCTGGAAAAAGCCTTGTCGAAGGTCGCCAATTCGCCGATCTCGCTGCAATGCGCCGGGCGGACCGACGCCGGTGTGCATGCCTGTGGGCAGGTCGTACATTTCGACACCCAGGTCGACCGTTCGCTGAAAGCCTGGGTCATGGGCGCCAACATCAATCTGCCCCACGATATCAGTGTCAGTTGGGCGAAGGTCATGCCTGCGCACTTTCATGCGCGTTTCAAGGCGATTGCCCGGCGCTATCGTTACGTGATCTACAACGATCAGATCCGCCCGGCGCATCTCAATGAAGAAATCACCTGGAATCACCGTCCACTGGACGTGGAACGCATGGCCGAGGCCGCGCAGTACCTGATTGGTACCCATGATTTCAGCGCCTTCCGTGCCGGTCAGTGTCAGGCCAAGTCGCCGATCAAGCAGATGCATCATCTGCGCGTGACCCGTCACGGCAAAATGATCGTGCTGGACATCCGCGCCAACGCCTTCCTGCACCACATGGTGCGCAATATCGCCGGGGTGCTGATGACGATCGGTGCCGGCGAGCGGCCGCCGGAGTGGATGAAAGAAGTGCTGGAAAGCCGCGAACGTCGCTCCGGCGGGGTCACGGCGCATCCGTTCGGGCTGTATCTGGTGCAGGTCGAGTACCACGACGAGTTCCCGTTGCCCGAGCGTTTCATCGGGCCACATTTCCTTACGGGTTTCTCGGAACTTGACGGCTGA
- a CDS encoding phosphoribosylanthranilate isomerase, whose protein sequence is MSAVRSKICGITRMEDALAAVEAGADAIGFVFYAKSPRAVTVQQARAIIAALPPFVTTVGLFVNASRCELGEILDAVPLDLLQFHGDETAAECEGWHRPYIKALRVKAGDDIAAACNAYPSASGVLLDTYVEGVPGGTGEAFDWSLIPQGLSKPLILAGGLTPENVADAIARVRPYAVDVSGGVEASKGIKDHAKIRAFINAVR, encoded by the coding sequence ATGTCGGCCGTTCGCAGCAAGATTTGCGGGATTACCCGCATGGAAGATGCGTTGGCAGCCGTCGAGGCCGGGGCCGATGCCATCGGGTTCGTGTTCTACGCTAAAAGCCCACGTGCGGTGACAGTGCAGCAGGCGCGGGCGATCATCGCCGCGTTGCCGCCGTTCGTGACCACCGTCGGGTTGTTCGTCAATGCCAGCCGCTGCGAGCTCGGGGAAATCCTCGATGCCGTGCCGCTGGATCTGCTGCAATTTCATGGTGATGAAACCGCTGCCGAGTGCGAAGGCTGGCACCGGCCATATATCAAGGCCCTGCGGGTCAAGGCTGGCGATGACATCGCCGCCGCCTGCAATGCCTACCCGAGCGCCAGTGGTGTGCTGCTCGATACCTACGTTGAAGGCGTGCCCGGTGGAACCGGTGAGGCGTTCGACTGGTCATTGATTCCGCAGGGTTTGAGCAAGCCGCTGATTCTGGCCGGCGGCCTGACCCCGGAGAATGTCGCTGACGCCATTGCCCGGGTGCGGCCATACGCCGTGGACGTCAGTGGTGGGGTAGAGGCGAGCAAGGGCATCAAGGATCACGCAAAGATTCGGGCGTTCATCAACGCCGTACGTTGA
- the accD gene encoding acetyl-CoA carboxylase, carboxyltransferase subunit beta has product MSNWLVDKLIPSIMRSEVKKSSVPEGLWHKCPSCEAVLYRPELEKTLDVCPKCNHHMRIGARARIDIFLDAEGRVELGADLEPVDRLKFRDGKKYKDRLVAAQKQTGEKDALVSMSGTLLGMPVVVSAFEFSFMGGSMGAIVGERFVRAANYALENRCPMVCFSASGGARMQEALISLMQMAKTSAVLARLREEGIPFISVLTDPVYGGVSASLAMLGDVIVGEPKALIGFAGPRVIEQTVREKLPEGFQRSEFLLEHGAIDLIIDRRELRPRLGNLLAQLTGKPTPTFVAAPIEPIVVPPVPANV; this is encoded by the coding sequence ATGAGCAACTGGTTGGTAGACAAGCTGATCCCTTCGATCATGCGTTCGGAGGTCAAGAAGAGCTCGGTGCCTGAAGGCCTGTGGCACAAATGCCCGTCCTGCGAGGCCGTGCTGTATCGTCCGGAGCTGGAAAAGACCCTGGACGTTTGCCCTAAGTGCAACCATCACATGCGTATCGGCGCACGTGCGCGCATCGACATCTTCCTGGATGCCGAAGGCCGTGTTGAGCTGGGCGCCGACCTGGAGCCGGTTGACCGTCTGAAATTCCGCGACGGCAAGAAGTATAAGGATCGCCTGGTGGCTGCCCAGAAGCAGACCGGCGAGAAAGACGCACTGGTTTCCATGAGCGGCACCCTGCTGGGCATGCCTGTCGTGGTTTCGGCGTTCGAATTCAGCTTCATGGGCGGCTCCATGGGCGCCATTGTCGGTGAGCGCTTCGTGCGCGCCGCCAACTACGCCCTGGAAAACCGTTGCCCGATGGTCTGCTTCTCCGCCTCCGGTGGTGCGCGGATGCAGGAAGCCCTGATCTCGCTGATGCAGATGGCCAAGACCTCGGCGGTGCTGGCACGTCTGCGCGAAGAAGGCATTCCGTTCATCTCCGTGTTGACCGACCCGGTCTATGGCGGCGTTTCCGCCAGTCTGGCAATGCTCGGCGACGTCATCGTCGGCGAGCCGAAAGCCCTGATCGGCTTTGCCGGTCCGCGCGTGATCGAGCAGACCGTTCGTGAAAAACTGCCGGAAGGCTTCCAGCGCAGCGAGTTCCTGCTGGAACACGGCGCAATCGACCTGATCATTGACCGTCGTGAACTGCGTCCGCGCCTGGGCAACCTGCTGGCGCAACTGACCGGCAAGCCGACGCCAACCTTCGTTGCCGCGCCGATCGAACCGATCGTCGTTCCGCCGGTGCCTGCCAACGTATGA
- the folC gene encoding bifunctional tetrahydrofolate synthase/dihydrofolate synthase produces MTERTLGEWLAYLEQLHPSAIDMGLERSQQVASRMGLGQPAPRVITVTGTNGKGSTCAFVASLLRAQGLSVGVYNSPHLLRYNERVQLNGVEATDAQLCEAFAAVEAGRGETSLTYFEMGTLAAFWLFQQAGLDAVVLEVGLGGRLDTVNVVDADIALVTSIGVDHADYLGNTRESVAFEKAGIFRQGKPALCGDLNPPQPLLDKARELACPFFLRGRDFDLGITDQFWQWHGTGADGQVVELRDLPLLDLPMENAALALQAYLLLGLPWDAQQIVAALQATRVVGRLDRRSFEWNGKRLNLLLDVGHNPHAAEYLARRLAARPPVGKRLAVFGLLADKDLDGVVGELNASVQHWAVAPLDSPRARPVAELNDALQNLGASVTSYDSVAAALEGQCAVATSDDEILLFGSFYCVAEALEWLARRSTEEAANGFAG; encoded by the coding sequence ATGACCGAACGTACCCTTGGCGAGTGGCTCGCCTACCTTGAGCAGTTGCATCCCTCGGCCATCGACATGGGGCTGGAGCGTTCGCAACAGGTAGCGTCCCGCATGGGGCTGGGCCAGCCGGCGCCTCGGGTGATTACGGTCACCGGCACCAACGGCAAGGGTTCGACCTGCGCTTTCGTGGCATCGCTGCTGCGGGCGCAGGGCTTGAGCGTTGGTGTCTACAATTCCCCGCACCTGCTGCGTTACAACGAGCGGGTGCAGCTCAATGGCGTCGAAGCCACTGATGCGCAGCTGTGCGAAGCCTTTGCGGCGGTCGAGGCCGGGCGTGGCGAAACGTCCCTGACTTACTTCGAAATGGGCACCCTGGCGGCGTTCTGGCTATTTCAGCAGGCCGGGCTCGATGCGGTGGTGCTTGAAGTCGGGCTGGGCGGGCGTCTGGACACGGTCAACGTGGTTGATGCCGACATCGCGCTGGTCACCAGCATTGGTGTCGATCATGCCGATTACCTGGGCAACACCCGCGAATCCGTGGCCTTCGAGAAGGCCGGGATTTTCCGTCAGGGCAAACCTGCGCTGTGCGGCGATCTGAATCCTCCACAACCGTTGCTGGACAAGGCGCGTGAGCTTGCTTGTCCGTTCTTCCTGCGTGGGCGCGACTTCGATCTCGGCATCACTGATCAATTCTGGCAGTGGCACGGCACCGGTGCTGACGGTCAGGTCGTCGAGCTGCGGGATTTGCCGCTGCTCGATCTGCCGATGGAAAACGCTGCGCTGGCGTTGCAGGCTTATTTGCTGCTCGGTCTGCCTTGGGATGCTCAGCAGATTGTTGCGGCCTTGCAGGCGACTCGCGTGGTCGGTCGTCTGGATCGTCGCTCGTTCGAATGGAACGGCAAGCGCCTGAACCTGTTGCTGGATGTCGGGCATAACCCGCACGCGGCGGAGTATCTGGCCCGGCGTCTGGCGGCTCGCCCGCCGGTCGGCAAGCGCCTGGCAGTGTTCGGCCTGTTGGCGGACAAGGATCTGGACGGTGTGGTCGGTGAGTTGAATGCCAGCGTCCAGCATTGGGCGGTGGCGCCACTGGATTCGCCGCGCGCGCGTCCGGTGGCTGAATTGAATGATGCATTGCAGAACCTTGGCGCCTCGGTCACGTCTTATGACAGCGTGGCGGCCGCCCTGGAAGGGCAGTGTGCAGTGGCCACCAGCGACGACGAGATCTTGCTGTTCGGATCATTTTATTGTGTCGCCGAGGCCCTTGAATGGCTGGCCCGGCGCTCCACGGAGGAAGCGGCAAATGGCTTTGCTGGATAA
- a CDS encoding SPOR domain-containing protein, translating into MALLDKAYKQRMVGALVLVALAVIFLPMLFSRQDEQRQVTVDAPAAPKAPAVAQIQMETVAVPEPQVLPQEPVPSDYEVAEQTAPAAPAAPIAPAAPTPAPAPVAKPVAVAPAPAPVTKPAAAPAQPIAALSAKPDTTQSRVDANGLSVSWSVQLASLSSRASAESLQKTLRSQGYNAYIRSADGKNRVFVGPLIERAEADRLRDLLSRQQNLKGFVVRFQPERG; encoded by the coding sequence ATGGCTTTGCTGGATAAAGCGTACAAGCAGCGCATGGTCGGTGCCCTAGTGCTGGTGGCGCTGGCGGTGATTTTCCTGCCGATGCTGTTTTCCCGTCAGGACGAACAGCGTCAGGTGACCGTCGATGCGCCGGCTGCTCCGAAGGCACCTGCCGTGGCGCAGATCCAGATGGAGACGGTCGCGGTGCCTGAGCCACAGGTTTTGCCTCAGGAACCAGTGCCGAGCGATTACGAAGTTGCCGAGCAAACGGCGCCAGCGGCGCCAGCGGCGCCGATTGCACCTGCTGCGCCGACACCGGCTCCAGCGCCGGTAGCCAAACCAGTCGCAGTTGCTCCGGCACCTGCACCCGTGACCAAGCCTGCTGCAGCCCCGGCCCAGCCGATCGCTGCGCTGTCTGCCAAGCCGGATACCACCCAGAGCCGCGTCGATGCCAATGGCCTGTCGGTAAGCTGGTCGGTGCAACTGGCCAGTCTGTCGAGCCGCGCCAGCGCCGAAAGCCTGCAGAAAACCCTGCGCAGTCAGGGTTACAACGCTTACATCCGCTCCGCCGATGGCAAGAACCGGGTGTTTGTCGGTCCGCTGATCGAGCGCGCCGAAGCCGATCGTTTGCGCGATCTGTTGAGCCGTCAGCAGAACCTCAAGGGGTTTGTGGTGCGCTTCCAGCCCGAGCGTGGCTGA
- a CDS encoding CvpA family protein, with the protein MPFTWVDWAIVAIIAISALISLSRGFVKEALSLVTWIIAGAVAWMFGGSLSEYLAGYIQTPSARVITGCAIMFVATLIVGAMINYLIGELVRVTGLSGTDRFLGMAFGAARGVLLVVVAVGLLSLGPVQQDGWWKESQLVPKFLLVADWSKNLILGWSSQWLASGISVPADIPFKEQLLPSAKTPQ; encoded by the coding sequence GTGCCATTTACCTGGGTTGACTGGGCGATCGTTGCAATCATCGCCATCTCCGCTTTGATCAGTTTGAGCCGCGGCTTCGTCAAGGAAGCACTATCGCTGGTGACCTGGATCATCGCAGGAGCGGTTGCCTGGATGTTCGGTGGCTCACTGTCCGAGTACCTCGCCGGATACATTCAAACTCCATCGGCTCGTGTGATCACGGGCTGTGCCATCATGTTTGTCGCCACACTGATCGTGGGCGCAATGATCAATTATCTTATCGGCGAGTTGGTTCGCGTCACCGGGTTGTCCGGGACCGATCGATTCCTCGGCATGGCCTTCGGCGCTGCGCGTGGCGTGTTGCTGGTGGTCGTGGCGGTCGGGCTGTTGAGCCTGGGGCCGGTACAGCAGGACGGGTGGTGGAAAGAATCACAGCTCGTGCCAAAGTTTCTATTGGTCGCCGACTGGTCCAAGAACCTGATTCTCGGGTGGAGCAGTCAGTGGCTTGCCAGCGGAATCAGCGTACCCGCTGATATTCCGTTCAAGGAGCAACTCTTGCCGTCGGCCAAAACGCCTCAGTGA
- the purF gene encoding amidophosphoribosyltransferase → MCGIVGIVGKSNVNQALYDALTVLQHRGQDAAGIVTSHDGRLFLRKDNGLVRDVFQQRHMQRLVGHMGIGHVRYPTAGSSTSAEAQPFYVNSPYGITLAHNGNLTNVEQLAKEIYESDLRHVNTSSDSEVLLNVFAHELAQRGKLQPTEEDVFAAVTDVHNRCVGGYAVVAMVTGYGIVGFRDPHGIRPIVFGQRHTDEGVEYMIASESVSLDVLGFTLIRDLAPGEAVYITEDGKLHTRQCATNPSLTPCIFEHVYLARPDSIIDGVSVYKARLRMGEKLAEKILRERPEHDIDVVIPIPDTSRTAALELANHLGVKFREGFVKNRYIGRTFIMPGQAARKKSVRQKLNAIELEFRGKNVMLVDDSIVRGTTCKQIIQMAREAGAKNVYFCSAAPAVRFPNVYGIDMPSAHELIAHNRSTQDVADLIGADWLIYQDLPDLIEAVGGGKIKIENFDCAVFDGKYVTGDVDEAYLNKIEQARNDASKVKTQAVSAIIDLYNN, encoded by the coding sequence ATGTGTGGCATCGTCGGTATCGTCGGTAAGTCGAACGTCAATCAGGCGCTGTATGACGCGCTAACCGTGCTCCAGCACCGCGGCCAGGACGCTGCCGGTATCGTGACCAGCCATGATGGCCGGTTGTTCTTGCGCAAGGACAATGGCCTGGTGCGTGACGTGTTTCAGCAGCGTCACATGCAGCGCCTGGTCGGCCACATGGGTATCGGCCACGTCCGTTACCCGACTGCCGGCAGCTCGACCTCGGCCGAGGCCCAGCCGTTCTACGTCAACTCGCCGTACGGCATCACCCTGGCGCACAACGGCAACCTGACCAACGTTGAACAGTTGGCCAAAGAGATCTACGAATCCGATCTGCGTCACGTCAACACCAGTTCCGACTCGGAAGTGCTGCTGAACGTGTTTGCCCACGAGCTGGCTCAACGCGGCAAACTGCAACCGACCGAAGAAGACGTGTTTGCCGCCGTGACCGACGTGCACAACCGTTGCGTCGGTGGTTACGCCGTCGTGGCGATGGTGACCGGTTACGGCATCGTCGGTTTCCGTGACCCGCACGGCATCCGTCCGATCGTGTTCGGCCAGCGTCACACCGACGAAGGCGTCGAGTACATGATCGCGTCCGAAAGCGTTTCGCTGGACGTGCTCGGCTTTACCCTGATTCGCGACCTGGCGCCGGGCGAAGCGGTCTACATCACTGAAGACGGCAAGCTGCACACCCGTCAGTGCGCGACCAACCCGTCCCTGACCCCGTGCATCTTCGAACACGTCTACCTGGCGCGTCCGGATTCGATCATCGATGGCGTTTCGGTCTACAAGGCCCGTCTGCGCATGGGTGAGAAGCTGGCCGAGAAGATCCTGCGCGAGCGTCCAGAGCACGACATCGACGTGGTCATCCCGATCCCGGACACCAGTCGCACTGCGGCACTGGAACTGGCGAACCATCTGGGCGTGAAATTCCGCGAAGGCTTCGTCAAGAACCGTTACATCGGCCGTACCTTCATCATGCCTGGTCAGGCCGCGCGCAAGAAATCGGTACGCCAGAAGCTCAACGCCATCGAGCTGGAATTCCGCGGCAAGAACGTGATGCTGGTGGACGACTCGATCGTTCGCGGCACCACCTGCAAGCAGATCATCCAGATGGCCCGCGAAGCCGGCGCGAAAAACGTCTACTTCTGCTCGGCCGCTCCAGCCGTTCGCTTCCCGAACGTGTACGGCATCGACATGCCGAGCGCTCACGAGCTGATCGCGCACAATCGTTCAACTCAGGATGTCGCTGACCTGATCGGTGCTGACTGGCTGATCTATCAGGACCTGCCTGACTTGATCGAAGCGGTCGGCGGCGGCAAGATCAAGATCGAAAACTTCGACTGCGCGGTGTTCGACGGCAAGTACGTCACCGGCGACGTCGATGAGGCTTACCTGAACAAGATCGAGCAGGCACGCAACGATGCCTCGAAGGTCAAGACCCAGGCGGTCAGTGCGATCATCGATCTGTACAACAACTGA